The Armatimonadota bacterium genome includes a region encoding these proteins:
- the kdsA gene encoding 3-deoxy-8-phosphooctulonate synthase → MTKEINVGDVTIGGSKPIALIAGPCVIESEDLCREIASQVKDICQVLSMGYIFKASFDKANRLSISSFRGPGLEKGLEILSRIKSEFGIPVLTDIHEAWQAAPVSEVVDVIQIPAFLCRQTDLLVAAAKTGKPLNIKKAQFLAPSDVGNLVEKAKSAGNENILLTERGTTFGYGNLVVDMRSLVIMRETGCPVVFDATHSVQRPGGLGMASGGDPQFVPHLVRAACAVGIDALFLEVHPNPSKALSDAATMLQLDSLKVILEQAKAIDKLVKTAC, encoded by the coding sequence ATGACGAAAGAGATTAATGTTGGAGACGTAACAATCGGCGGTAGCAAGCCCATTGCTCTAATTGCCGGACCTTGTGTGATTGAGAGTGAAGATCTTTGCCGCGAGATAGCAAGTCAGGTGAAGGACATCTGCCAGGTCTTGAGTATGGGATATATATTCAAAGCCTCTTTTGACAAGGCGAATCGTCTTTCAATATCTTCGTTTCGAGGGCCTGGGCTTGAGAAAGGCCTTGAGATACTTTCAAGAATCAAATCAGAGTTTGGAATCCCTGTTCTAACTGATATTCACGAAGCTTGGCAGGCGGCACCTGTGTCTGAAGTAGTGGACGTCATTCAAATACCTGCATTCCTTTGCCGCCAAACAGACTTGCTTGTAGCTGCTGCGAAGACTGGAAAACCGCTGAATATCAAGAAAGCACAGTTTCTTGCTCCATCCGACGTTGGAAACCTTGTAGAAAAAGCGAAATCGGCGGGAAACGAGAACATCTTGCTTACCGAGCGCGGGACAACTTTTGGATATGGCAATCTAGTTGTAGACATGAGAAGTTTAGTCATCATGAGAGAAACCGGTTGCCCGGTAGTCTTCGACGCAACGCATAGCGTTCAGCGGCCAGGAGGCCTTGGGATGGCATCGGGTGGAGACCCACAGTTCGTACCGCATCTCGTTCGGGCTGCGTGCGCAGTAGGCATTGATGCCCTTTTCTTGGAGGTGCATCCCAACCCCAGTAAAGCGCTTTCTGATGCCGCAACCATGCTACAGTTGGACTCGCTGAAGGTGATTTTGGAGCAGGCGAAAGCAATCGATAAGCTTGTAAAGACGGCGTGTTAA
- a CDS encoding glycosyltransferase family 2 protein → MSKVNIVEPSVAAIVLNWRTPELTSQCVESLLTSDFDGVLSIIVVDNNSRDGSVDLLKERFGNRIEVIENKENLGYAGGMNVGISRAMEIGAKYAFLLNSDIKLDSSALAELFRAAEEHPDGVFFGPRIFDIGKPDDQWFIGGRWDWLQGTIRIVRGYANKKLPLDPWKIEFVNGAAMFARVSCIRNIGMFDERFGLYFEESDLCSRAAKAGYTLWHVPSASVYHQCGASMSKAIDKTSRDIGQYYRTRNRLLWGKKNLLGLRSVVFWANVIVRFPLKYLLLLISGQTSKRRGFEGGVRDFVMGRFGMRYFLEE, encoded by the coding sequence ATGTCTAAAGTAAATATAGTAGAGCCATCCGTCGCAGCAATAGTTCTGAATTGGCGAACACCTGAGTTGACTTCACAGTGTGTTGAGTCTCTACTAACCTCTGATTTCGACGGAGTGCTTTCAATCATTGTGGTGGATAACAATTCTAGGGACGGTTCGGTTGATTTATTGAAGGAACGCTTTGGTAATCGAATAGAGGTAATTGAAAACAAAGAAAACCTAGGATACGCGGGTGGCATGAATGTCGGCATCAGTAGGGCAATGGAGATTGGGGCGAAGTATGCTTTCCTTTTGAACTCAGATATCAAGCTGGATTCCTCTGCCTTGGCAGAACTTTTTAGGGCGGCAGAGGAACATCCAGATGGGGTGTTCTTCGGTCCTAGAATTTTTGATATTGGCAAACCTGATGACCAATGGTTCATAGGTGGCCGATGGGATTGGTTGCAGGGAACAATCCGCATAGTGCGAGGGTATGCTAACAAGAAGCTACCGCTTGACCCATGGAAAATTGAGTTTGTGAATGGCGCGGCAATGTTTGCGCGGGTGTCTTGCATCCGAAATATAGGCATGTTTGATGAACGGTTTGGCTTATATTTCGAAGAAAGCGATCTTTGCTCAAGAGCGGCTAAAGCAGGATATACACTTTGGCACGTTCCTAGCGCATCTGTTTACCATCAATGTGGCGCAAGCATGTCTAAGGCTATTGATAAAACTAGCCGTGATATAGGACAATATTATCGCACAAGAAACCGCCTGTTGTGGGGCAAGAAGAACCTTTTAGGTCTGCGTTCAGTTGTGTTTTGGGCGAATGTTATCGTTCGATTTCCACTCAAGTACCTGTTGCTTTTAATTTCCGGTCAGACATCTAAAAGGCGGGGGTTCGAGGGGGGCGTTAGAGATTTTGTGATGGGCAGGTTTGGCATGCGTTATTTTTTGGAGGAATAA
- the kdsB gene encoding 3-deoxy-manno-octulosonate cytidylyltransferase, whose amino-acid sequence MKTKIVRRSVLKGIIDNLRQAGKTIVFTNGCFDILHIGHVRYLEMAKALGDCLIVGLNTDESVRRIKGPERPLVPEFERAEILAALESVDYVSLFSELTPTNLILELKPDIHVKGGDYTPDQLPEAEAVRSYGGRIAILPLVEGKSTSRLIAEVRARKPIEPAFDKCGSQTAVGIIPARLAATRLPNKPLLDIGGKPMIRWVYERASSAHLLNDVIVATPDVEIKQCVESFGGKIIMTSEAHRSGTDRIAEAAKDIVADIIVNIQSDEPLLDPSAVDALVCTMVDDPTMPMASLMCGLAVPEEAENPAVVKVVTDQQGFALYFSRSWIPYPRHPEHSMVRKHIGIYAYRRDFLFTFASLTPTSLEKTESLEQLRALEHGYKIKMVEAAFSPTSVDTHEDLEKVRRLLGGEK is encoded by the coding sequence GTGAAGACAAAAATAGTCCGCCGTTCAGTGCTCAAAGGTATTATAGATAACCTTCGGCAAGCAGGTAAAACAATTGTGTTCACCAATGGCTGTTTCGATATACTCCATATTGGCCACGTTCGCTACCTTGAAATGGCAAAAGCTTTGGGGGATTGCCTAATCGTCGGCCTTAATACTGACGAATCAGTTCGACGAATCAAAGGACCTGAAAGGCCGTTAGTGCCGGAATTTGAACGCGCCGAAATATTGGCCGCACTTGAATCTGTGGATTACGTCTCGCTGTTTTCAGAGCTTACTCCCACCAATCTAATACTTGAATTGAAGCCGGATATCCACGTCAAAGGAGGGGATTATACCCCCGACCAGCTTCCCGAGGCTGAGGCAGTGCGTTCTTATGGCGGGCGCATCGCGATTCTCCCTCTGGTAGAAGGAAAGTCTACCTCACGACTTATTGCAGAAGTTCGGGCTAGAAAACCAATAGAACCAGCTTTTGATAAGTGTGGTTCGCAAACCGCGGTTGGTATAATTCCGGCTCGCCTTGCCGCAACTCGCCTTCCAAATAAGCCACTTCTAGATATAGGCGGCAAGCCCATGATCAGGTGGGTTTACGAAAGAGCCTCCTCTGCTCATCTCCTTAACGATGTTATTGTAGCAACACCCGATGTCGAGATAAAACAATGCGTAGAATCGTTTGGCGGCAAGATAATCATGACTTCTGAGGCACACCGTTCGGGTACAGATAGAATCGCTGAGGCAGCTAAAGATATAGTTGCTGACATAATAGTTAATATTCAGAGCGATGAGCCGCTTCTCGACCCAAGTGCTGTTGATGCACTTGTTTGCACGATGGTCGATGACCCAACAATGCCAATGGCAAGCCTAATGTGTGGATTAGCTGTTCCCGAAGAGGCAGAAAATCCTGCGGTAGTTAAAGTTGTTACAGACCAGCAAGGTTTTGCGCTCTACTTCTCGCGGTCATGGATACCTTATCCTAGACATCCTGAGCACTCGATGGTTCGCAAGCACATCGGCATTTATGCATATCGGCGCGACTTCCTTTTTACTTTTGCCAGCCTGACCCCCACGTCGCTCGAGAAGACTGAATCGCTTGAGCAGCTTCGAGCGCTTGAACATGGATATAAGATAAAGATGGTTGAAGCCGCCTTTTCCCCGACTAGCGTTGATACCCACGAAGACCTTGAAAAAGTGAGGCGGTTGCTTGGAGGAGAAAAATGA
- a CDS encoding glycosyltransferase family 9 protein, with protein MNNPEKIVCFHLNQLGDLMFTLPALYNLRHHFQKARIVSVARSAHRELLMLTGLVDSVLERPYGPLSAKIRLALKLRRERVDLAMLFSMSTESAILAAIAGPKAKVGFRGPGLTYRVKKFGPPSISNSLRLVEAIGCPIEKNDYVGLIKLTKAERQRASDLLSSAGLPKSANYAVLAPGSTREIKQWTHEGFVSLASLLHSEFGFASVIVGAERDRIIEQSDGAIVDLLGKTSVADLAAVLEMAKVFVGVDSGVMHLAATMGVPVVALFGPTRHDLTGPLGNRNRIVTAGVPCAPCMKTSCSDRICMRNITVEKVVEAVGECLK; from the coding sequence TTGAACAATCCTGAAAAAATAGTGTGTTTTCACCTTAACCAACTTGGTGATCTAATGTTTACACTCCCTGCACTTTATAATCTTCGGCATCATTTTCAAAAGGCACGCATAGTAAGCGTGGCGCGTTCAGCCCATCGGGAGTTGTTAATGCTCACGGGCCTAGTTGATAGTGTTTTGGAGCGTCCTTATGGTCCCTTGTCGGCAAAAATTAGGCTGGCGCTAAAACTACGCAGGGAGCGAGTTGATCTAGCCATGCTCTTTTCAATGTCAACTGAGAGTGCGATTCTTGCGGCGATTGCCGGACCTAAAGCTAAAGTTGGATTTAGAGGCCCTGGTTTGACTTACCGGGTCAAAAAGTTTGGTCCTCCATCTATATCTAATAGTCTGCGACTGGTAGAAGCAATTGGATGCCCTATTGAGAAAAATGATTACGTAGGCTTAATAAAACTCACGAAGGCAGAGCGGCAACGGGCAAGCGATTTGCTTAGTTCAGCTGGGCTCCCTAAGTCTGCAAATTATGCAGTTCTTGCTCCAGGTTCAACCCGTGAAATAAAACAATGGACACATGAAGGCTTTGTTTCTCTTGCTAGTCTTCTCCATAGCGAGTTCGGCTTTGCATCAGTAATAGTGGGTGCTGAACGCGATAGAATCATTGAACAATCAGACGGTGCCATTGTGGACTTGTTAGGAAAAACATCAGTGGCAGATCTTGCGGCTGTACTGGAAATGGCTAAGGTTTTTGTTGGAGTGGACTCGGGAGTAATGCATCTTGCCGCTACCATGGGTGTGCCTGTTGTTGCACTGTTTGGGCCCACTAGGCATGATTTGACCGGACCTTTGGGCAATAGAAACCGCATTGTTACTGCTGGGGTGCCGTGTGCACCGTGCATGAAGACAAGTTGCAGTGATCGCATATGCATGAGAAATATCACGGTTGAGAAAGTTGTGGAGGCGGTAGGCGAATGTCTAAAGTAA
- a CDS encoding Gfo/Idh/MocA family oxidoreductase, producing MAEKVRVGMIGCGGIARGHAARLIKNPDAEIVALADPSEESIARLKEFIQAGHGGLDEQQKKALDNVPVFKDYREMLDKVEMDAVEIATPHTLHFEQAMESINRGLHVCLEKPMVCCVEHANKLIANAEEKKRIIVVSYQRHYQPQYRYIKKVVDEGGIGKVAFVSALQCQNWKKGTAGKWRQVPELSGGGQLNDSGSHLIDIILWTTGLAVEEVFAYIDNCGTPVDINSALALKFKESAQGTVSIVGDAPAFYEDFTIWGEEGILFYRNGQLSQCGIDGKIFQPEDLPPASDPDTNFIDAILGRDEVWAPPICGLRVIELTEAAWKSAEKGCAVPVGSLG from the coding sequence ATGGCGGAAAAAGTTAGAGTAGGTATGATTGGCTGTGGCGGAATAGCACGAGGCCATGCAGCCCGGCTAATCAAAAATCCGGATGCAGAAATTGTTGCCCTTGCAGATCCAAGTGAGGAAAGCATTGCTCGCCTAAAGGAATTTATTCAAGCTGGGCACGGCGGTCTCGACGAACAGCAAAAGAAGGCACTCGATAATGTTCCTGTGTTTAAAGACTACCGTGAAATGCTTGACAAAGTTGAAATGGATGCGGTGGAGATTGCAACTCCGCATACCCTTCACTTTGAACAAGCAATGGAATCTATCAACCGTGGCCTTCATGTGTGCTTGGAAAAACCAATGGTTTGCTGTGTTGAGCATGCAAACAAGCTAATTGCCAATGCCGAAGAAAAGAAACGCATAATTGTTGTTTCATACCAGCGTCATTATCAACCTCAATATCGCTATATTAAGAAGGTGGTCGACGAAGGCGGAATTGGGAAGGTTGCCTTTGTTTCAGCTCTGCAGTGCCAGAACTGGAAAAAAGGCACAGCAGGCAAGTGGAGGCAGGTCCCAGAGCTTAGCGGCGGTGGTCAGCTGAACGATTCCGGCAGCCATCTTATTGACATTATTCTTTGGACGACTGGCTTAGCGGTTGAAGAGGTTTTTGCCTATATTGACAACTGCGGCACACCAGTGGACATAAACTCCGCCCTTGCTCTCAAGTTTAAAGAAAGTGCCCAAGGAACCGTCAGCATCGTTGGCGATGCACCTGCATTTTACGAAGACTTCACAATTTGGGGCGAGGAAGGAATACTCTTCTACCGCAACGGCCAGCTAAGTCAATGCGGCATTGATGGTAAAATCTTCCAACCTGAGGATCTTCCACCCGCTTCGGACCCGGATACAAACTTCATTGATGCAATTTTGGGCAGGGATGAGGTCTGGGCACCCCCGATTTGTGGATTGCGGGTAATCGAGCTCACCGAGGCTGCTTGGAAGTCAGCCGAAAAAGGTTGTGCTGTACCCGTGGGGAGTTTGGGTTGA
- a CDS encoding glycosyltransferase family 2 protein, with product MTRTSVVIITKNEEANIRRCLESVKWADEIIVVDSGSTDTTLDICKEYECRVFHREWDGYANQKNYALDQANGDWILSLDADEEVTSELAKELWWAVNSDSADAYSIPRLNNFLGRWMRHGGWYPDRQLRFFKRNVGRFKVIPLHECVEIKDPSVRIGKLSAPLRHYTYQTVADFVRKADRYTSIEADAMIKEGRLPKSITLSLIMAMPSKFVEVYFYKGGWRDGLHGFIAAVLMSARVFLRYVKLWEALGIKNGVKIR from the coding sequence GTGACTAGGACATCTGTGGTAATCATTACGAAGAATGAAGAGGCAAATATTCGCCGTTGTTTAGAGAGTGTGAAGTGGGCGGATGAGATAATTGTTGTTGACTCGGGAAGCACAGATACTACCCTAGATATATGCAAAGAATATGAATGTAGAGTTTTCCATCGCGAATGGGACGGCTATGCAAATCAAAAGAACTATGCACTAGACCAAGCCAACGGTGATTGGATATTAAGCCTCGATGCAGACGAAGAGGTCACTTCCGAGTTGGCTAAAGAACTTTGGTGGGCTGTCAACTCCGACAGCGCCGATGCTTATTCAATTCCCCGTTTAAACAATTTCCTCGGCCGTTGGATGCGCCATGGTGGATGGTATCCCGACCGCCAGCTGCGGTTCTTCAAGCGAAATGTGGGGAGGTTCAAGGTCATACCGCTACATGAGTGTGTAGAGATTAAGGACCCAAGTGTTCGGATAGGGAAACTCTCTGCGCCATTAAGACACTATACTTACCAGACAGTGGCCGATTTTGTTAGGAAAGCTGACAGATATACATCAATCGAGGCTGATGCTATGATAAAGGAGGGGCGACTGCCCAAATCAATAACACTTTCATTGATAATGGCGATGCCTAGCAAGTTTGTGGAGGTTTACTTTTACAAGGGAGGCTGGCGCGACGGTTTGCATGGGTTTATTGCAGCGGTTCTTATGTCTGCCCGCGTGTTTTTGAGATATGTCAAGCTCTGGGAGGCACTAGGGATAAAAAATGGGGTCAAAATACGATGA
- a CDS encoding MFS transporter: protein MGETTITESSISKNKPASEGNLWLILLVAWLGWMFDGMEMGFYSVLAAPALKELLKIEDATAIAPTVTHMFALFLLGAAIGGFIFGRLGDKIGRTKTMILTIGLYSLCTGLTALTQNVWQFGLCRFIGAMGLGGEWGLGIALVMETWPNARRPVLAGLLGSAANVGFLVSSLINLAIGDVVSWRHIFAIGLVPALLTLVIRIGVKEPERWMRVRERKERQDVLQIFEGPYFRKTVVCLILSSISIVGTWGIFQLIPTWVNAMVGGLAPDERARSAMYMAFGQIFGSFIGGPMAEWFGRRISFSLYCIGSLVSGLIMYSMVHEYGPFLLGMAVVMGIFTTTFFGWFPLYLPEIYPTRIRATGEGLTFNFGRILAAVAVFNTGYIVKALGGYAQQGFWMSFVFALGLILIWLVPETKGCELPE from the coding sequence ATGGGCGAAACTACAATTACCGAATCAAGTATATCTAAGAATAAACCAGCTAGTGAAGGCAATCTGTGGCTGATTCTACTGGTTGCATGGCTCGGTTGGATGTTTGATGGAATGGAGATGGGATTCTATTCAGTGCTGGCTGCTCCAGCACTGAAGGAGCTCCTAAAAATTGAAGATGCAACCGCAATTGCTCCCACAGTCACCCATATGTTCGCGCTTTTCCTCCTAGGAGCAGCGATTGGTGGCTTTATCTTTGGACGACTTGGTGACAAGATTGGCCGCACCAAGACGATGATCCTTACCATAGGCTTATATTCACTCTGTACAGGATTGACTGCGCTTACGCAGAACGTTTGGCAATTCGGTTTGTGCCGATTCATCGGCGCAATGGGCCTTGGTGGTGAGTGGGGACTCGGCATAGCACTCGTGATGGAGACCTGGCCAAATGCTCGGCGTCCTGTTCTAGCTGGGCTTCTTGGGAGTGCTGCTAATGTCGGATTTTTAGTTAGCTCGCTTATTAATTTAGCAATTGGCGACGTGGTAAGCTGGCGTCATATATTTGCAATTGGACTCGTGCCTGCCTTGCTTACCCTAGTTATTCGAATTGGCGTAAAAGAGCCTGAGCGATGGATGCGCGTGCGCGAGCGCAAAGAACGTCAAGATGTCCTCCAAATATTCGAAGGTCCGTATTTCCGCAAGACTGTTGTCTGCCTCATTTTATCCTCGATAAGCATTGTAGGAACTTGGGGCATTTTCCAGCTCATACCTACTTGGGTAAACGCAATGGTTGGCGGACTAGCACCTGACGAGCGCGCTCGGTCGGCAATGTATATGGCCTTTGGGCAAATATTTGGCTCATTCATCGGCGGCCCTATGGCAGAATGGTTTGGACGGAGGATATCGTTCAGTTTATACTGCATTGGAAGCCTGGTATCTGGTTTAATAATGTACAGCATGGTACATGAATACGGACCATTCCTTCTTGGAATGGCTGTTGTAATGGGCATCTTCACAACTACCTTTTTCGGGTGGTTCCCCCTCTATTTGCCTGAAATCTATCCGACCCGCATTCGCGCTACCGGAGAAGGGCTTACTTTCAACTTTGGACGAATCCTCGCGGCGGTGGCTGTGTTTAACACGGGATATATAGTGAAGGCACTTGGTGGTTATGCCCAACAAGGGTTCTGGATGTCTTTTGTATTCGCTCTGGGCCTTATACTCATTTGGCTCGTCCCAGAGACCAAAGGCTGTGAATTGCCAGAGTAA
- a CDS encoding glycosyltransferase family 4 protein has product MKKKLCTVHIETGMNSLGGPTQVVYLVDGLIRRGHEANLICPAGSGIHQEMLAAGLPVVPIRFRNELDITLFFKILSFLRKSQPDIVHLHSRRGADFWGGIAARICKTSAVILSRRVDYPINNRFISQLKYGCLCDKIITVSNAIRDILIAGGVEPSKIVCVHSTIDASVYGNGGDGLLRKELGIPEDALLIGIIAQLIERKGHKYLFEAFPAVLKKCPNARLLVLGKGVLLPKLKQHAEHLGIADKVIFAGFRRDIPRILSELDLLVHPAIMEGLGVAILQAMAAGLPVIATPVGGIPEVVQDGVSGLLIPPKDPDALGQAILSILPYPDVRRHMGEEGRRIVREQFSVDRMVDRTLRVYEEVLASKGIPVQLSNELTAPHR; this is encoded by the coding sequence TTGAAAAAGAAACTTTGCACGGTACATATTGAGACGGGGATGAATTCCCTTGGCGGGCCCACGCAAGTCGTCTATCTTGTTGATGGTCTTATACGTCGTGGGCATGAGGCAAACCTGATATGTCCTGCCGGCAGTGGTATCCACCAAGAAATGCTTGCGGCGGGGCTACCTGTTGTGCCGATACGATTCAGAAATGAGCTTGACATAACTTTGTTTTTTAAGATATTAAGCTTTCTGCGAAAATCCCAGCCTGATATTGTCCACCTCCATAGCCGCCGAGGTGCCGATTTTTGGGGTGGCATTGCAGCACGTATTTGCAAGACAAGTGCAGTAATTCTCTCAAGACGGGTAGATTATCCGATTAATAACCGCTTCATCTCCCAGCTAAAATACGGTTGCCTCTGCGATAAGATCATAACTGTTTCGAATGCCATTAGAGATATACTTATCGCTGGTGGTGTTGAACCTTCAAAAATAGTCTGCGTTCACAGTACTATTGATGCTAGTGTTTATGGAAATGGCGGCGATGGTCTACTGAGAAAGGAATTAGGAATACCCGAAGATGCATTGCTTATCGGAATTATTGCTCAGCTTATCGAGCGCAAAGGGCATAAATACCTTTTTGAAGCTTTCCCCGCTGTGCTCAAAAAGTGCCCAAATGCTAGGTTGCTTGTATTAGGCAAAGGTGTCTTGCTGCCGAAACTTAAACAGCATGCTGAGCATCTCGGAATCGCCGATAAGGTTATATTCGCGGGGTTCAGAAGGGATATTCCGCGCATTTTGTCGGAACTTGATTTGCTCGTGCATCCGGCAATTATGGAAGGGCTTGGGGTCGCCATACTTCAAGCAATGGCTGCTGGTCTTCCCGTTATCGCCACACCGGTTGGGGGCATTCCTGAAGTCGTCCAGGATGGCGTAAGTGGTCTATTAATACCCCCCAAAGATCCAGATGCGCTTGGTCAGGCGATTTTGTCGATTTTGCCCTACCCGGATGTGCGGCGGCATATGGGAGAAGAAGGTAGGCGCATAGTCCGAGAACAATTTAGTGTAGATAGAATGGTTGATAGAACGCTTAGGGTGTATGAAGAGGTTCTTGCGTCAAAGGGAATTCCAGTTCAATTATCCAATGAGCTTACAGCCCCACATCGTTAG
- the rfaE1 gene encoding D-glycero-beta-D-manno-heptose-7-phosphate kinase: protein MTKSRFEEILDGMVGKHVLVIGDVMLDEYVWGDVKRISPEAPVMVVEVREESSTPGGATNVVNNIQALDGVSSVIGVIGEDAAGQKLAEHLEKAGVFIGGLVTDFNRPTTRKTRIIAHNQQIVRVDRESRKKIGRSVLKKVMSLIEELLPAADIIVFSDYDKGMATSEIVRSIIESARKYKKVVVVNPKPRNAKHFKFANIITMNQSEAEAATGIYITSERQLLRAAKRLFSMLQPQNLLITRGPQGMALFGLNGEMEAIPAHLVEVYDVAGAGDTVVSVLALALAAGATVLEASVLANCAGGAVVRKVGVATVSREEIRSMLDCERRPME, encoded by the coding sequence TTGACGAAGTCCAGGTTTGAGGAAATACTCGACGGAATGGTTGGCAAACATGTGCTTGTTATAGGCGATGTGATGCTTGATGAGTATGTGTGGGGTGATGTAAAGCGCATATCGCCTGAGGCGCCAGTCATGGTGGTTGAGGTGCGCGAGGAAAGTTCAACTCCAGGAGGGGCAACTAACGTAGTAAACAACATCCAAGCGCTGGATGGAGTGTCGTCCGTTATTGGTGTTATTGGTGAGGATGCAGCTGGGCAGAAGCTTGCCGAGCACTTGGAAAAGGCGGGCGTCTTCATAGGTGGCTTGGTTACCGATTTTAATAGGCCAACTACGAGGAAAACCAGGATAATTGCACACAACCAGCAGATTGTCCGCGTTGACCGAGAAAGCAGGAAGAAAATCGGGAGGTCAGTGCTTAAGAAAGTCATGTCCTTAATAGAGGAGCTCCTGCCGGCCGCAGATATTATCGTATTTTCTGATTACGACAAGGGTATGGCGACAAGTGAGATTGTCCGGTCTATTATCGAATCAGCTAGAAAATACAAAAAAGTTGTTGTTGTCAATCCAAAGCCGCGAAATGCAAAACACTTCAAGTTTGCAAATATTATCACAATGAATCAGTCTGAGGCGGAAGCAGCCACAGGGATTTACATCACTTCTGAACGTCAACTTTTGCGCGCAGCGAAGCGGCTCTTCTCAATGCTTCAGCCCCAGAACCTACTGATTACTCGTGGTCCACAGGGCATGGCTTTGTTTGGCCTGAATGGTGAAATGGAAGCGATACCTGCGCACTTGGTTGAGGTCTACGATGTTGCAGGCGCTGGAGATACTGTTGTGAGTGTTCTTGCGCTTGCACTCGCAGCAGGTGCCACCGTTCTTGAAGCTAGTGTGCTTGCAAATTGCGCAGGCGGCGCGGTTGTTAGGAAGGTAGGCGTGGCTACTGTATCAAGAGAGGAAATCCGTTCTATGCTCGATTGCGAACGGAGGCCAATGGAGTGA
- the waaF gene encoding lipopolysaccharide heptosyltransferase II — translation MTRRLSLTGSERILIIKLSSIGDVVMATPVVKALRQAFPKAYIAWIVEEKSKDILIGNPYLDEVIVWTRNLTKGGVLTRLRYFLSGLTEINAILRSKRFDLVIDLQGLLRSAIIGLLTGARYRLGFDCVREGASLFYNIRYPSNETRIRNSQAYLDILRPLGIESEDIHMHVPINEDDRACACSLIGKYLSGEQRPIVALCPATTWPNKHWTEEGWAILADRLVSCFNALPVFLGSSVDIPLIERIKIQMRHEAVSLAGRTTLRQAAAVIEQCNLIIAVDTGLLHVAVALDRPVVGVFGPSGWQYFVKKHNFIPVAKNLPCIPCFRHPTCKDFDCMKAISPEDILAAVERLLTLETNVQSACRRNP, via the coding sequence ATGACAAGAAGATTATCACTGACAGGCTCCGAGCGGATATTAATAATAAAGCTGAGTTCAATAGGCGATGTTGTGATGGCAACGCCAGTTGTAAAAGCATTGAGGCAAGCTTTTCCGAAAGCATATATTGCTTGGATAGTAGAAGAGAAATCAAAGGATATCTTAATTGGTAATCCATATCTCGATGAGGTAATAGTTTGGACCCGCAATTTGACTAAGGGTGGGGTACTCACCCGCTTGAGGTATTTCTTGTCAGGCTTAACCGAAATAAACGCTATTTTGAGGAGCAAGCGTTTTGACTTAGTGATTGACTTGCAAGGGCTTCTTCGTAGTGCAATTATAGGGTTGCTAACCGGAGCACGTTATCGTCTGGGTTTCGATTGCGTTCGAGAAGGAGCATCGCTTTTCTATAACATTCGTTATCCAAGCAACGAAACCAGAATACGCAACTCACAGGCTTACTTGGATATATTGCGTCCTCTAGGAATCGAGTCTGAGGACATTCACATGCACGTTCCTATCAACGAAGACGACCGTGCTTGTGCTTGCAGCCTTATCGGAAAGTATCTTTCGGGAGAACAGCGACCAATAGTTGCGCTTTGCCCGGCGACCACTTGGCCAAACAAGCATTGGACGGAAGAGGGGTGGGCCATACTGGCGGATAGACTTGTCTCTTGCTTTAACGCGCTTCCCGTTTTTCTGGGTTCATCGGTAGATATACCTCTGATTGAAAGAATAAAAATTCAAATGAGGCATGAGGCAGTTAGCCTTGCGGGACGAACCACATTGAGGCAAGCAGCGGCGGTAATTGAACAGTGTAATCTTATCATAGCAGTTGATACAGGCCTTCTTCATGTAGCAGTAGCCCTAGACCGGCCGGTCGTCGGGGTTTTTGGACCAAGTGGATGGCAGTACTTTGTGAAGAAGCACAACTTTATCCCCGTTGCTAAGAATCTTCCTTGCATACCTTGTTTCCGACACCCGACATGTAAAGATTTTGATTGCATGAAAGCTATTTCGCCTGAGGATATATTAGCTGCTGTTGAGAGACTATTGACTCTAGAAACAAATGTCCAATCTGCATGCAGGAGAAATCCTTGA